From Erigeron canadensis isolate Cc75 chromosome 8, C_canadensis_v1, whole genome shotgun sequence, one genomic window encodes:
- the LOC122579592 gene encoding uncharacterized protein LOC122579592, which yields MENGNGGGVDEKIGSEDVISKLKDDGDFDRLRLNLIRKLKDNEELRNSIVSIVKQSVAINLPGADNLKPRQLADAIHQEVGGKLNEKISDVLWEIIRSSDSDGMKTDITETVKSVYDKLSRPKRDKYTESIVHDPKRIRNECHLHTSNNESTVEVNIISDNEPKEPPGFSQTISHQIDIITPITLSMETMNHQTQKGSNNDTHDNKEQGDDSDDDPDAPPGFG from the exons atggaAAACGGTAACGGCGGCGGAGTAGATGAGAAAATCGGCAGTGAGGATGTGATTTCGAAGCTGAAAGATGACGGTGATTTCGATAGACTCCGTCTCAACCTTATCCGCAAACTTAAGGATAAT GAAGAGCTGCGCAATAGCATTGTGTCAATTGTTAAGCAGTCTGTAGCAATTAACCTTCCTGGAGCTGACAACTTGAAGCCTCGACAACTGGCTGATGCCATCCATCAAGAAGTCGG GGGCAAGTTAAATGAAAAGATCTCTGATGTGCTGTGGGAAATTATCCGATCATCTGATTCTGATGGCATGAAAACTGACATCACTGAAACCGTGAAATCCGTTTATGATAAACTTTCTAGACCAAAACGAGACAAATATACAGAGTCCATAGTACATGATCCAAAACGAATCCGTAACGAATGTCATCTTCATACATCGAATAATGAGTCAACTGTTGAAGTCAATATCATATCTGATAATGAACCGAAAGAACCTCCTGGTTTCTCACAAACTATTTCTCATCAGATCGACATTATAACTCCAATTACGCTGTCGATGGAAACAATGAACCACCAAACACAGAAAGGATCAAACAACGATACCCATGATAATAAAGAGCAAGGTGATGATAGTGATGACGACCCTGATGCGCCACCTGGATTTGGTTAA